The genomic DNA TAAACCATCGGGCTTCAGTCCGTCGATGACCGACTTCGGCGTATCAAAAGGAACGACCGTCACTTTCATCCGACGTGCTTGTAACGCCTCAATCATCGATTCTTTAACCCCGTAGTCGAGACAGACGATATGTCCGGCTTCGTGATTGGTTTGGTGTGTCACCGGCTTTTTCGTCGAGACGGCCGCAATCAAGTTCGACTGTTCCTGAACAGGTGAAGCACCGTTTGTGACAGTACCGATTTGATCACCATGATTACGCAAATGGTGAACCAGTGCTCGCGTATCGACTTGAGTCAAAACCGGTACATCCGATGCTGCCAACCAATCAGCCAAGTCTGACCGTAATCCGTTGTTCGCCAACGTCTGAACGACTACGCCGGATACTTGAATCTGACGACTTTCTGAATCCTGCTCTGAAATTCCATATTGTCCAATGAGCGGATAGGTAAAAACAATGATTTGTCCCCGATAGGAAGGATCGGTCAGCACTTCTTGATAACCGGTCATTCCTGTAAAAAATACGACTTCTCCTTGAACGGACGAAGTCCCAATGAACTCACCGGGATATACTTGTCCATCCGCTAATTTTAATGCACCTAACCCTTTCACATCACGACCTCCTGTTGACATACTGACTTGATTTTTTCGACAGCCAAATCGAGCTCCTGTTCGGTAACGAACAAAGAGGGTAACAATCGAATGACGTTCGGTCCTGCGCTGACGACGAGCATTCCGGATTGTTGTAATGCCGTGATGAGCGGTGAAACCGGTTCATGAAATTCAATCCCAATCATCAGTCCTCGTCCGCGGATGTCCCGAACCATCGTCTTCGGCAATTGATTCAGTTGTTGTATCAAATAAAGTCCTTTTAGTTGAACTTGTTTCATTTGTTCGTTGTCTAACAACAAATCCAGTGTCGCTTCCGCCGCCGCCATCGCCAATGGATTCCCTCCGAATGTCGATCCGTGCGTACCCGGTGTGAAAATTGCTGTTGCTTCCGGTGTCGTGATGATGGCTCCGACCGGGAAGCCACTTCCGAGACCTTTTGCCACGGTAATGATGTCCGGCTTTAACGGCGTCTGTTCAAAAGCAAACCGCGATCCGGTGCGTCCGATACCTGTCTGCACTTCATCGATGACTACCTTGACATCAAACTTCCGTGCCTGTTCCATCAATTTCGCTAACCAGACATCCTCCGCTACGATCACTCCGCCTTCTCCTTGGATGACTTCAAGCCAAACGGCAGCAGTCTGGTCCGTAATCATTTCAAGACTGTCGAAATCGTTAAAAATCAGATGCTTAAAATCAGGAACCATCTCTCCAAACCCAGTTTTAATCTTGTCTTGACCCGTTGCTCCCATCATGGCGAAGGTTCTCCCGTGAAAGGACTGACTAAACGTCAGGATTTCTTTTTTTTGCGTCCATTTCCGGATTAGCTTAAATGCCCCTTCATTTGCTTCTGCCCCACTATTACAAAAGAAGACATGGCTCAAATGACTATTTTCCGTCAACATCGCCGCTACTCGTTCCTGTTTACTGCTGATAAATAAATTGGACGTATGCCATAATTTTTGGAGTTGTTCTTGTAATGCTTGTTCCACATGCGGATGACGATGACCGGTGTTACAGACGGCAATTCCCATCGTGAAATCCAAGTAGTTTTTGCCCGTCGTATCCTGGACGAACGATCCATTTCCTTCGACTAATTCGATATCATGACGTAAATACGTCGGTAGTAAAGCACTCATTGGTTTCCTCCTTGATCCATGTCCCCTGGTTCGTCACGTCGTGTCCGGAACGAATCTTGACCTGATGTATTCCTTGTCGGACCGCTTCGATGACTGCTTCGACCTTGGGAATCATTCCACCATTGATTTCCGTCGATTCGATTCCTGCTTCCAGTTCTGCAACCGTCACCTCTGCCTGAAACGTTCCATTCAGCCGGACACCGGATACATCTGTCAACAATTCGAATTCATCAACAGCGAGTCCCTCAGCTAATGCAATCGCACACGTGTCTCCATTACAATTCAATGTTCCGTTCGTCCCTGTAATCAATGAGGTAACGACGGGGATGAATCCCGATCCCATCAATGTCGTAAACAACTTCGGATTAATCTGTGTCACTTGTCCGACTGCTCCGAACGCCGGTTGATGCTCCCCACGGATACTGGCTCCGTCAATTCCGGTCAAACCAATTGCCGGCAGTCCATTTCCATTCAGGGTATAGACGATTTTTGATTGTACTTCTCCTCCAAGCACCCGTTCCGCTCCCAACAGAACCTGTTCCGTCGTCATCCGGATACCGTTTTTGAATTCGGCTTTAATGTTCATTTGCTGACAGTAGGCTGATAAGGCCGGACCACCACCATGGAGGATGATTAATTCATTTTTTGCTGCAATCCATTGGTTCCATTCTTCGTAATAGCGTGGATCCAATTGTTCGAAGACACTTCCGCCCAGTTTGATTAATTTACGTTTCGTCATGTCCGGTAACTCGCATTGATTTTGATATAGTCATACGTCAAGTCACAACCAAAAGCATAACCACTGGCAGGTCCTTGATTTAAATGCACTTCGATTTCAACAACCTCTTGTGCGAGTTCTCGCGACGCTAACGATTCGTCAAATAAAATCGGCATACTTTGACGCAGGACCCACTGGGAACCGATCCGGATATCAATTTGTCCGACATCAATCGGCTCATCGATACTGCCGACGGCTGCGATGATTCGTCCCCAGTTCGCATCTTCTCCAAAAATCGCTGTTTTCACGAGTGAAGATCCTACGATCTGTTTGGCAATTTTCCGGGCAATCCATTCATTTGCCGTACCATGAACGTTGACTTCAATCAGCTTTGTCGCCCCTTCACCGTCACGTGCAATTTGTTTCGCCAAGTCTTGGCACACGTCCTCAACCGCTTGTTGGAATTGTGCCAGTTCGTCTGTTCCCGGTTGGAGTGACTGTGATTGTGTGGCCCCGCTCGCAAGAATCATCACCATATCATTCGTCGAGCTGTCACCATCGACGGTGATACAGTTAAACGTCCGGTTGACTGCAGATTTCAAGGTATCCTGTAATAACGGAGAAGGAATTGAGGCATCGGTCGTTAAAAATCCAAGCATCGTTGCCATATTCGGATGAATCATGCCCGAACCCTTCGCAACCCCGCAGACCGAAACCAGTTCGCCGTCTAGCCAGACTTGGCGCCCGGCTGTTTTCGTACCTGTATCGGTCGTTAAAATAGCCAGTGCAAAATCGTCAGCTTTCTCTTCGCCTTTGTCCGGCTGCAACTGTTCGACCCCTTGAAGTAACGTATCGATAGCGAGCGGCTGTCCGATGATACCGGTCGAAGCGATGACGACGTGTTCCTGAGCCAATTGAAACTGATCGGCAACAGCTTGTTGCGAAGCATAGGCATGTTCGAGTCCGAGTTGCCCTGTACAGGCATTGGCATTCCCGCTGTTGACTAAAACGGCATGGACTTTTCCGCCTGATGTTGCCATCGCCTGTTTCGTCACCGTAATCGGTGCTGCCTGGACCTGATTGGTCGTGTAGACCGCTGCGGCATCGGCACCCGCTTCACATAACAAAAGCGCTAAATCTTTCCGTTTGCGTCTGAGTCCGACATGTATTCCTGTCGCCTTAAATCCTTTTGGTGTTGTCACAGTCAATGGTGATGTCAGTTGTATATTTAACATAGTCATGCTCCCCTCTATATAAAGAATGGCTGTTGTGTCAGACCTAGTGTTTCTGGATATCCACTAATCAAATTGGCATTTTGGACCGCTTGTCCCGCTGCGCCTTTTTGCATGTTATCAAGGACGGATACGACCGTCAGTCTTCCTGTACGTGTATCCAGGTAAACCGAAAGATCACAATAGTTGCTTCCGGCTGCCGATTTGATTTCCGGATCGGCTTGTCCGACGCGGATAAATGGTTCTTCTTTATATTTTTCACTGAACCATGTTCGCCACTGCGTTTCCGTTTTTTCGACGAGGGGTTGTAACGTCATCGTCGCCATGATCCCGCGATTGAGCGGTACTAGATAAGTCGCGAGAGACACAGTGATTTTGTGTCCGGTGATCTCTTCAGCAATGGATTCAATTTCCGGAATATGTTGATGTTGATTCATTTTGTACAATCTGACATTTTCACTCGATCGGACATGGTGTGTTTGTTCCGTCAACGTTTTTCCTGCACCTGATAATCCAGAGCTTGCATGAATGATGATTTGCGACGGATCAATTACGTGTTCTTCTAATAACGGTAGTAATCCAAGTAAGATGGCCGTTGCATAACAACCCGGATTGGCAATCAAACGACTGTCCTTAATCTGATCCCGCTTCCATTCCGTCAGTCCGTAGGTTGCTTTTTTTTGAAGGTCCGAATCGACTCCTTCATGGGGATACCATTTTTCGTACAATGCTTTTTCAAGACGTAAGTCTCCACTCAAGTCGATGACTGTTCCTTTCCAGTCATGTAACTGTTTTAGATATTTCGTAGAAATTCCGCTTGGCGTTGCCAAAAATAAAAGATCGGTTTCAACTGCTTCAATCTGTTCCAATGAGAAAGCTGTCAGTACCGGAAACTGTTTTTTATTCATAAAACTGTATAACTGATTCATTTCCTGATCGGTCTGCGAATCGCTGATCAATGAGACGATTTCCAAATGAGGATGTAATTCAATCAGTCGTATCAGCTCAATCGCAGCATATCCGGTCGCACCTACAATCGTACATTTCATCGTCGAAACCCCTTTGCCCTTAAATGATAACTCGATTTAAACATATGTATATTTATACTGTCAAATGTATTTTTATTTATTTTTAGCATATAAAAAAAGGATTTGATCAATGACATCTCAATAGATGTGACTGATCAAATCCTTTTTTATCAAAAATCAAGTTATCTTTTTTCCGCTTTCTGAGCGACCATGTGATCAATTCCATAAACACTGGCTCCCATTAATGCAACGACCACGACAAAAATTGCAGTAAACATATGTATTCCCTCCTGTTCACAAAATCGACATCTCTTATTTCCTATTGTGCAAGATTTCCGATAAAAAAGAAAGCGTTTACGACAAAAAATCGTCACATTTTTATATATTCCGATCAAATTCAGATAGTTGACGAATGAATTCATATCCGTTAACATAACAACTGTTCTTCACTTTCGCACGTAAAAGCAAACAAGCATAAACGCAACATAGAATTAAGGAGGTGGAAGCATGCGTATATCCTTTCGTGAATCCGCAGCTGTCCTAGGAGTTAGTATCATTGTATTATTATCTGTCATATTCGGTGCCAAAGCCGAACCGCATCTCGCTATATTATCCAGTCTGATTTTTGTCGTAGCTTATGCCGCTTTTCGTGGTTTTGAGTACGAACAACTGGAACAACATATGATCAATGGAATTCGTGAAGCGATCAAACCGATCTTGATTATGTTACTTGTCGGTATGACGATTGCTGTCTGGATGATGAGCGGAGCTGTTCCGACACTCCTCCACTACGGACTTGAAACACTTTCTGCAACATGGTTTGCACCAAGTGCTTTAATCATTACGATGATTGTTTCTACGTTTACAGGGAGTTCGTTTACAACAATCGGTACGGTCGGTGTTGCTTTGATGGGAATTGCAGTGGCGCTTGGCGTTGATCCTGCTCTTGCCGCCGGTGCCATCATCAGCGGTGCCTGTTTCGGAGATAAGATGTCTCCGTTATCAGACACAACGAATTTCGCACCCGGAATCGTCAATGTCTCTGTCTTTGATCATATCCGTTTTATGATGGGAACGACAGTACCCGCCATTACGATTACTTTCATTCTGTTCTTCATCTTCGGACAGGGAAATGGTGCAATCGATTCGCAAACCATCGGGTCCACGCAACAAGAGTTAGCGCGTCTGTTCAATCTTTCACCATGGACACTATTGTCACCTTTACTGGTGATGATCCTTGCATTACGCAAAACTCCTGTCGTTCCGACTTTGATTGCCGGAGTTATGAGCGGTCTGTTGTTGACGGGACTAACACAGGGCAACTGGAACATCGGACAATGGATGAGCGTCATTCAAAATGGTCTGAAAATCGAAACAGACAATAATACGGTCGCGAGCATCGTCAGCAAAGGTGGTCTCCAGTCGATGATGTGGTCCGTCTCGCTTGTCATGCTTGCTCTGGCTTTCGGGGGCGTCCTTCGTGGAATTGGTGTCATCGATGTCATTATCGAAAAAACGGTTTCAAAATTAAAACGGGATGGCAGCATTATCTCATCGGCTGCTCTCGCTTCGATTGGGGTCAATTTCATGGCAGGTGAACAGTACTTGTCGATTTTGTTACCCGGACAAGCGTTCAAAAAGATTTTTGAAGATCGTTCGATTGATCCGCGCTTCCTCTCACGAGCCCTGGAAGACGGGGGAACTCTTGTGAATCCGTTGATTCCCTGGGGGGTGTCCGGCGCCTTCTTCGCATCAACGCTCGGTGTTCCTGTCACCGCATATGTGCCATTTGCCTTTTTCTTATTGCTTTCACCTTTCTTCACCTTTGTTTTTGCATTTACTCGTCCCACTAAAAAAGTTGCCGAAAATCTAGTGGCTTAAATCATACCTTTCATCGGGCAGAACTGATTTTTCAGTTCTGCTTTTTTTATCGGGAAATGATTTAAAAATATATTCATGTTCATTTTGTTTGACAAATATTGTACAGAATTCAGCAATTGCAAATAAATATGTGTAAAGTCAAAAGGAAATGGGAATATACCAAACATAAGATTAAAAAATTACAGCGAATTATAAAAAGAGAAACTTGCACCTGACCCTGAGGAT from Exiguobacterium sibiricum 7-3 includes the following:
- a CDS encoding carbamoyl phosphate synthase small subunit; amino-acid sequence: MKGLGALKLADGQVYPGEFIGTSSVQGEVVFFTGMTGYQEVLTDPSYRGQIIVFTYPLIGQYGISEQDSESRQIQVSGVVVQTLANNGLRSDLADWLAASDVPVLTQVDTRALVHHLRNHGDQIGTVTNGASPVQEQSNLIAAVSTKKPVTHQTNHEAGHIVCLDYGVKESMIEALQARRMKVTVVPFDTPKSVIDGLKPDGLLFSNGPGNPSQLDHLIPEIKELALTYPTLGICMGHQLIAKAFGCQIEKQHHGHRGANHPVRQVKTGRVFMTSQNHGYVVQADSVQKSELDVAYEHINDGSIEGLFHPIHPILTVQFHPEAHPGPLEAMVIFDQFVTSILEQEVAYAGT
- a CDS encoding acetylornithine transaminase, with amino-acid sequence MSALLPTYLRHDIELVEGNGSFVQDTTGKNYLDFTMGIAVCNTGHRHPHVEQALQEQLQKLWHTSNLFISSKQERVAAMLTENSHLSHVFFCNSGAEANEGAFKLIRKWTQKKEILTFSQSFHGRTFAMMGATGQDKIKTGFGEMVPDFKHLIFNDFDSLEMITDQTAAVWLEVIQGEGGVIVAEDVWLAKLMEQARKFDVKVVIDEVQTGIGRTGSRFAFEQTPLKPDIITVAKGLGSGFPVGAIITTPEATAIFTPGTHGSTFGGNPLAMAAAEATLDLLLDNEQMKQVQLKGLYLIQQLNQLPKTMVRDIRGRGLMIGIEFHEPVSPLITALQQSGMLVVSAGPNVIRLLPSLFVTEQELDLAVEKIKSVCQQEVVM
- the argJ gene encoding bifunctional glutamate N-acetyltransferase/amino-acid acetyltransferase ArgJ, whose product is MLNIQLTSPLTVTTPKGFKATGIHVGLRRKRKDLALLLCEAGADAAAVYTTNQVQAAPITVTKQAMATSGGKVHAVLVNSGNANACTGQLGLEHAYASQQAVADQFQLAQEHVVIASTGIIGQPLAIDTLLQGVEQLQPDKGEEKADDFALAILTTDTGTKTAGRQVWLDGELVSVCGVAKGSGMIHPNMATMLGFLTTDASIPSPLLQDTLKSAVNRTFNCITVDGDSSTNDMVMILASGATQSQSLQPGTDELAQFQQAVEDVCQDLAKQIARDGEGATKLIEVNVHGTANEWIARKIAKQIVGSSLVKTAIFGEDANWGRIIAAVGSIDEPIDVGQIDIRIGSQWVLRQSMPILFDESLASRELAQEVVEIEVHLNQGPASGYAFGCDLTYDYIKINASYRT
- the nhaC gene encoding Na+/H+ antiporter NhaC, translating into MRISFRESAAVLGVSIIVLLSVIFGAKAEPHLAILSSLIFVVAYAAFRGFEYEQLEQHMINGIREAIKPILIMLLVGMTIAVWMMSGAVPTLLHYGLETLSATWFAPSALIITMIVSTFTGSSFTTIGTVGVALMGIAVALGVDPALAAGAIISGACFGDKMSPLSDTTNFAPGIVNVSVFDHIRFMMGTTVPAITITFILFFIFGQGNGAIDSQTIGSTQQELARLFNLSPWTLLSPLLVMILALRKTPVVPTLIAGVMSGLLLTGLTQGNWNIGQWMSVIQNGLKIETDNNTVASIVSKGGLQSMMWSVSLVMLALAFGGVLRGIGVIDVIIEKTVSKLKRDGSIISSAALASIGVNFMAGEQYLSILLPGQAFKKIFEDRSIDPRFLSRALEDGGTLVNPLIPWGVSGAFFASTLGVPVTAYVPFAFFLLLSPFFTFVFAFTRPTKKVAENLVA
- the argC gene encoding N-acetyl-gamma-glutamyl-phosphate reductase — its product is MKCTIVGATGYAAIELIRLIELHPHLEIVSLISDSQTDQEMNQLYSFMNKKQFPVLTAFSLEQIEAVETDLLFLATPSGISTKYLKQLHDWKGTVIDLSGDLRLEKALYEKWYPHEGVDSDLQKKATYGLTEWKRDQIKDSRLIANPGCYATAILLGLLPLLEEHVIDPSQIIIHASSGLSGAGKTLTEQTHHVRSSENVRLYKMNQHQHIPEIESIAEEITGHKITVSLATYLVPLNRGIMATMTLQPLVEKTETQWRTWFSEKYKEEPFIRVGQADPEIKSAAGSNYCDLSVYLDTRTGRLTVVSVLDNMQKGAAGQAVQNANLISGYPETLGLTQQPFFI
- the argB gene encoding acetylglutamate kinase, with the protein product MTKRKLIKLGGSVFEQLDPRYYEEWNQWIAAKNELIILHGGGPALSAYCQQMNIKAEFKNGIRMTTEQVLLGAERVLGGEVQSKIVYTLNGNGLPAIGLTGIDGASIRGEHQPAFGAVGQVTQINPKLFTTLMGSGFIPVVTSLITGTNGTLNCNGDTCAIALAEGLAVDEFELLTDVSGVRLNGTFQAEVTVAELEAGIESTEINGGMIPKVEAVIEAVRQGIHQVKIRSGHDVTNQGTWIKEETNECFTTDVFTS